Proteins found in one Arachis stenosperma cultivar V10309 chromosome 8, arast.V10309.gnm1.PFL2, whole genome shotgun sequence genomic segment:
- the LOC130944337 gene encoding E3 ubiquitin-protein ligase UPL1-like gives MTTLRSSWPARLRQLLSTESAIGPSIKLDSEPPPKIKAFIERVIQCPLQDIAIPLSGFWWEYNKGNFHHWRPLLLHFDTYFKTYLSCRNDLTLSGNLEDDTPLPKHAILQILRVMQIILENCPNKSSFDGLEHFKLLLASTDPEILIASLETLSALVKINLSKLHGSAKMVGCGSVNSYLLSLAQGWGSKEEGLGLFSCIMANEKAQDEALCLFPSDVQNGCDQSNYRIGSTLYFELHGPNAQSKEHSVDAISPSLRVINIPDLHLRKEDDLLLLKQCIEQHNVPPELRFSLLTRIRYARAFQSPRISRLYSRICLLAFIVLVQSSDAHDELVSFFANEPEYTNELIRVVRSEETISGSIRTLVMLALGAQLAAYTSSHDRARILSGSSMNFAGGNRLILLNVLQRAILSLKSSSDPSSLAFVEALLQFYLLHVVSTSSSGSNIRGSGMVPTFLPLLEDSDPSHIHLVCFAVKTLQKLMDYSSSAVSLFKELGGIELLAQRLQIEVHRVIGLIGENNVMPTGESSKNSTDQLYLQKRLIKVSLKALGSATYSPANNTRSPHSHDSSLPATLALIFANVNKFGGDIYYSAVTVMSEIIHKDPTCFSALHEMGLPDAFLSSVASGVLPSSKALTCIPNGLGAICLNAKGLEVVRETSSLRFLVEVFTSKKYVLAMNDAIVPLANSVEELLRHVSSMRSTGVDVIIEIIHKITSFGNGNETGSLGKDNEGSAMETDSVDKENESSCGLVDTVDSAAEVVTDEQFVQLCIFHLMVLVHRTIENSETCRLFVEKSGIEALLTLLLRPTIAQSSDGMSIALHSTMVFKGFAQHHSAPLARAFCSSLREHLKKALAGFGAASGESGSLLLDPRMTDDSSIFSSLFLVEFLLFLAASKDNRWMTALLTEFGNDSKDVLEDIGRVHREVVWQIALLENTKLDIESDVACPSDDSQQAEVDPNETEDQRFSSFRQFLDPLLRRRTSGWSIESQFFDLINLYRDLGRATGSQNRLGSVGPSTMQLGSIDQLHSSGSVDTSGASNRKEYDKQRTYYASCCDMVSSLSFHITHLFQELGKGMLLPSRRRDDIVNVNPASKSVASTFACVALDHMNFGARVTYSGTEASISTKCRYFGKVIDFLDSILMERPDTCNPIMLNCLYGHGVIQSVLTTFEATSQLLLTVNCTAASPMETDDVHANHDFKEETDKSWIYGSLASYGKFMDHLVTSSFILSSSTKHLLAQPLTSGNTPFPRDADTFVKVLQSMVLKAVLPVWTHPHFVDCTNEFISTVISIVKHVYSGVEVKNINGSSSARITGPPPNETAISTIVEMGFSRSRAEEALRQVGSNSVELAMEWLFTHPEETQEDDELARALAMSLGKAESDMKDAVVNDDLQQLEEDMVQLPHVDELLSTCTKLLQKEHLAFPVRDLLVMICSRDDGHYRSNVIIFIVDRIKDCGLVSSNGNNTSLASLFHVLALILNEDSVAREAAAKNGLIKIASDLLCQWDSSLDSGDKHLVPKWVTAAFLALDRLLQVDPKLNSEIAELLKKEVVSIQQTSITIDEDKQHKLQSALGLSSKYADIHEQKRLVEIACSCMKYHLPSDTMHAVLLLCSNLTRNHSVALTFFNAGGLRLLLSLPTSSLFPGFDNVAANIVRHVIEDPQTLQQAMESEIKHSFALASNRHPNGRVNPRNFLINLASVISRDPIIFLQAAQSVCQVEMVGERPYIVLLKDRDKDKAKEKEKEKDKSLEKAQNNDGNVGSGITNPSASTNAHGRSIDSNSRSIKSHRKPIQSFINVIELLLESICTFVVPPLKDDLTGGTSTSSDMDTDVCTSKGKGKAVATMSAGNETNSLEASASLAKIVFILKLLTEILMMYSPSIHVLLRRDAELSNIRGIHQKTHVGFCMGGIFYHILHNFLLYSRNSKKDKKVDGDWRQKLATRANQFMVAACVRSSEARKRIFTEINHIMNEFVDSCSSVKPPGNEIQVYVDLINDVLASRTPAGSSISSEASATFMEAGLVKSFTRTLQVLNLDHSESSKVATGIVKALELVTKEHVQSVDSNAGKGDSSTKPSDLTQTVRTDNSADASQSMETASQDNHDTLQVESYNANQSYGGSDSVTDDMEHDQDLDGGFAPTNEDEYMRETVEDARGHENGVGNAGLQFEIQPRGQENLEQEEEEEEEEEDEEEDDMSGEEGEDVDDDDEDDEEHNNLEEDHHMPHPDTDQDDHEMDDDDFDEVMEEEEDEDDEDDEDGVILRLEERINGINVFDHIEVFGRENSFPNEALQVMPVEVFGSRRPGRTTSIYSLLGRTGDAATPSRHPLLVGPSSSFHLPTGQSDNRLESSTALDSIFRSLRTGRPGHRSNLWSDNNLQGVINAGVVPQGLEELLVSQLRQPASEKSSDKSIAETGTHSRADVSHMQDSRGPRLESPVENNANQESGMVTPQSVDNNNNNVDIRSAGNASLQANVSSTHSQAVEMQFENNDTSVRDVEAVSQESSGSGATFGESLRSLDVEIGSADGHDDGGERQVSADRLAGELHAVRTRRVNMPFGHSSTVSGRDSSLHSVTEVSENSSRDADQNGPAAEQPVNSDAGSGAIDPAFLEALPEELRAEVLSAQQGQVAQPSNVESQSTGDIDPEFLAALPPDIRAEVLAQQQAQRLHQSQELEGQPVEMDTVSIIATFPAELREEVLLTSSDAILANLTPALVAEANMLRERFAHRYSRPLFGMYPRNRRGETSRRGEGVGSGMDGAGGSNTLRRTGGAKVVEADGAPLVDTEALHALIRLFRIVQPLYKGQLQKLLLHLCAHSETRTSLVKILMDLLMLDVRKPTSNVSAVEPPYRLYGCQSNVMYSRPQSFDGVPPLLSRRILETLTYLACNHPYVAKILLQYRLHHPDLRGSNNAAHVSRGKAVIVDDEIDVDDANDGYISIAMLLSLLKQPLYLRSIAHLEQLLTLLDVIINSAGSKSRSSDKSQISTKPVLDSQISATDANTVLDASSDVNGSSKSTSSGTKEGQSHQVLSTLPRAELRLLCSLLALDGLSDNAYRLVGDVMKKLVAIAPTQCQLFVTELAEAVQNLTSSARDELRVFSETMKALLSTTSTDGATILRVLQALSSLVTSLSEKENDGITPALSEVWEINKALEPLWQELSCCISKIESYSESASQVFTPSRTSVNKLPGAMPSLPAGSQNILPYIESFFVVCEKLHPAQSGPINDLGVPVISDVEDASASASQQKTSGPAVKIDEKHASFVKFSEKHRKLLNAFIRQNPGLLEKSFSLMLKVPRFIDFDNKRSHFRSKIKHQHEHHHSPLRISVRRAYVLEDSYNQLRMRSTHDLKGRLTVHFQGEEGIDAGGLTREWYQLLSRVIFDKGALLFTTVGNELTFQPNPNSVYQTEHLSYFKFVGRVVGKALFDGQLLDVHFTRSFYKHILGVKVTYHDIEAIDPDYFKNLKWMLENDISDVLDLTFSIDADEEKLILYERTEVTDYELIPGGRNIKVTEENKHQYVDLVAEHRLTTAIRPQINAFLEGFNELIPRELISIFRDKELELLISGLPDIDLDDLRANTEYSGYSAGSPVIQWFWEVVQGFSKEDKARLLQFVTGTSKVPLEGFSALQGISGSQKFQIHKAYGSPDHLPSAHTCFNQLDLPEYPSKQHLVERLLLAIHEANEGFGFG, from the exons ATGACAACCCTACGATCGAGCTGGCCGGCGAGGCTGCGGCAACTACTTTCGACGGAAAGCGCCATTGGCCCTTCCATCAAGCTTGACTCCGAACCC CCTCCTAAGATCAAAGCATTCATTGAGAGGGTCATTCAATGTCCATTACAAGATATTGCTATACCACTCTCTGGCTTCTGGTGGGAATACAATAAG GGTAATTTTCATCACTGGAGGCCATTGTTACTTCATTTTGATACATACTTCAAGACATATTTATCATGTCGAAATGACCTAACATTGTCGGGTAATCTAGAAGATGACACACCGTTACCCAAACATGCAATTTTGCAAATATTACGAGTGATGCAAATAATTTTGGAGAACTGTCCAAACAAAAGTTCATTTGATGGCTTAGAG CACTTCAAGTTGCTACTAGCATCAACGGATCCTGAAATTCTTATTGCTTCATTAGAAACTCTTTCTGCACTTGTAAAAATAAATCTCTCAAAGCTTCATGGAAGTGCAAAAATGGTTGGTTGTGGTTCAGTGAATAGTTATCTCCTGTCCCTGGCGCAAGGGTGGGGAAGCAAAGAGGAGGGGTTGGGATTATTCTCCTGTATTATGGCAAATGAGAAAGCCCAAGATGAAGCACTGTGTTTGTTCCCTTCTGATGTGCAGAATGGTTGTGACCAATCCAACTACCGCATAGGTTCTACCCTTTACTTTGAATTGCATGGACCAAATGCCCAAAGCAAAGAACACAGTGTAGATGCCATTTCCCCAAGTTTGAGAGTTATAAATATCCCAGATCTGCATTTGCGCAAGGAAGATGACTTGTTGTTGTTGAAGCAGTGTATTGAGCAGCATAACGTTCCTCCTGAACTACGATTTTCATTGCTCACTAGAATAAGATATGCTCGCGCCTTTCAGTCTCCAAGAATAAGCAGGCTGTATAGCAGGATTTGTCTTCTTGCTTTTATTGTGCTTGTCCAGTCCAGTGATGCTCATGATGAGCTTGTGTCCTTTTTTGCTAATGAACCAGAGTATACAAATGAATTGATTAGAGTTGTACGATCTGAGGAGACCATTTCTGGATCTATTAGAACACTCGTAATGCTTGCACTAGGAGCTCAGTTAGCAGCATATACGTCTTCCCATGATCGTGCACGGATACTCAGTGGATCTAGTATGAATTTTGCTGGAGGGAATCGTTTGATACTCCTGAATGTGCTTCAGAGGGCCATTTTATCATTGAAGAGTTCTAGTGATCCATCCTCCCTTGCCTTTGTTGAGGCACTTCTTCAGTTCTACCTGCTCCATGTTGTGTCAACTTCTTCTTCTGGCAGTAATATTAGAGGCTCTGGCATGGTACCCACATTCCTGCCACTGCTTGAGGATTCTGATCCTTCACATATACATCTTGTCTGTTTTGCAGTGAAAACCCTTCAGAAGCTTATGGATTACAGTAGCTCAGCTGTATCTTTGTTTAAGGAGTTGGGGGGTATTGAGCTTTTGGCTCAAAGATTACAGATAGAGGTTCACAGGGTCATTGGTTTGATTGGAGAAAATAACGTGATGCCCACTGGTGAAAGCTCAAAAAATAGTACCGACCAGTTGTATTTGCAGAAGAGGCTCATAAAAGTCTCCCTTAAGGCACTTGGTTCTGCAACATATTCCCCTGCAAACAATACTAGATCTCCACATTCACATGACAGTTCATTACCTGCTACGTTAGCCTTGATTTTTGCAAATGTGAATAAGTTTGGCGGTGACATTTATTATTCAGCTGTTACTGTAATGAGTGAAATAATCCACAAAGATCCAACATGTTTTTCAGCTCTGCATGAAATGGGTCTTCCTGATGCTTTTTTATCTTCAGTTGCATCTGGAGTACTTCCTTCATCGAAAGCTTTGACATGCATTCCAAATGGTCTTGGAGCCATTTGTCTCAATGCCAAAGGCTTAGAGGTGGTTAGAGAAACTTCATCTCTGCGTTTCCTTGTTGAAGTCTTCACAAGCAAGAAATATGTATTAGCCATGAATGATGCTATTGTTCCTCTGGCAAATTCTGTGGAGGAACTTCTGCGTCATGTATCTTCAATGAGAAGTACTGGTGTTGATGTTATCATTGAAATTATCCATAAGATCACATCCTTCGGAAATGGTAATGAAACAGGATCCTTGGGAAAGGATAATGAGGGCAGTGCAATGGAAACAGATTCTGTAGACAAAGAAAATGAAAGCAGTTGCGGCCTTGTTGACACTGTAGATTCTGCTGCTGAAGTGGTAACTGATGAGCAGTTTGTTCAGCTGTGCATCTTTCACTTGATGGTATTGGTTCATCGGACTATTGAAAATTCTGAAACATGTCGACTATTTGTGGAAAAATCAGGAATTGAAGCCTTATTGACGTTATTATTGCGACCAACTATTGCACAATCGTCAGATGGCATGTCTATTGCATTGCATAGCACCATGGTATTTAAGGGGTTTGCTCAACATCACTCTGCACCTCTGGCACGGGCATTCTGTTCATCTCTTAGGGAACACTTGAAGAAAGCACTGGCTGGGTTTGGTGCAGCTTCAGGGGAATCAGGATCTTTGTTGCTGGATCCGAGGATGACAGATGATAGCAGTATCTTTTCATCACTTTTCCTAGTTGAGTTCCTTCTCTTTCTTGCAGCGTCAAAAGACAATCGCTGGATGACTGCCTTGCTTACAGAATTTGGAAATGACAGTAAGGATGTGCTTGAAGACATTGGACGTGTCCATCGTGAAGTTGTATGGCAAATTGCTTTGCTTGAAAATACAAAGCTTGATATTGAGAGCGATGTTGCTTGTCCTTCTGATGACTCACAACAGGCAGAAGTAGATCCAAATGAAACGGAAGATCAAAGGTTCAGTTCTTTCAGGCAGTTTCTTGATCCATTGCTGAGAAGGAGGACTTCGGGGTGGAGTATTGAATCACAGTTCTTTGACCTTATAAACCTGTATCGCGATTTGGGTCGTGCAACTGGTTCTCAGAACCGACTTGGTTCTGTTGGTCCTTCAACCATGCAGTTAGGTTCCATTGATCAATTGCATAGTTCTGGGTCTGTGGATACTTCTGGGGCCAGTAATAGGAAGGAATATGACAAGCAAAGGACTTATTATGCCTCTTGTTGTGACATGGTCAGCTCACTTTCATTTCACATTACCCATTTGTTCCAAGAGTTGGGAAAAGGAATGCTGTTACCTTCTCGCCGACGTGATGATATTGTCAATGTGAATCCTGCTTCAAAATCAGTTGCTTCTACTTTTGCCTGTGTTGCTCTAGATCACATGAATTTTGGTGCACGTGTAACATATTCAGGGACTGAAGCATCTATATCAACAAAATGTCGTTATTTTGGTAAAGTGATTGATTTTTTGGACAGTATACTGATGGAGAGGCCAGATACTTGCAATCCAATTATGCTGAATTGCTTGTATGGGCATGGAGTAATTCAATCTGTGTTGACCACATTTGAAGCTACTAGTCAGTTGCTCCTCACGGTAAATTGTACCGCTGCATCGCCTATGGAAACTGATGATGTGCATGCAAACCATGATTTCAAGGAAGAAACAGATAAGTCATGGATTTATGGTTCTTTAGCTAGTTATGGTAAATTTATGGACCATCTAGTGACTTCCTCTTTTATATTATCTTCATCCACAAAGCACTTGCTTGCTCAGCCCCTTACAAGTGGCAATACTCCTTTCCCGCGGGATGCAGACACATTTGTTAAGGTCCTCCAATCCATGGTGTTAAAGGCTGTGCTTCCAGTTTGGACTCATCCCCACTTTGTTGATTGTACTAATGAATTTATTTCTACAGTTATCTCCATTGTTAAACATGTTTATTCTGGGGTTGAGGTGAAAAATATAAATGGAAGCAGCAGTGCTCGAATTACTGGGCCTCCTCCGAATGAAACAGCTATTTCAACCATTGTAGAGATGGGTTTTTCCAGGTCTAGAGCAGAGGAAGCTTTGAGGCAGGTTGGGTCAAATAGTGTGGAGTTGGCAATGGAGTGGTTGTTTACCCATCCAGAAGAGACACAAGAGGATGACGAACTTGCTCGTGCACTTGCCATGTCCCTTGGGAAGGCTGAATCAGACATGAAGGATGCTGTTGTAAATGATGATCTTCAACAGCTTGAGGAAGACATGGTCCAACTTCCTCATGTTGATGAGTTATTATCAACTTGCACAAAACTTCTACAGAAAGAACACCTTGCATTTCCTGTTCGTGACTTACTGGTGATGATATGCTCTCGGGATGATGGTCACTACAGATCTAATGTTATCATATTTATTGTTGACCGGATCAAGGACTGTGGGTTGGTTTCTAGTAATGGAAATAATACTTCGCTTGCTTCTCTGTTTCATGTTCTCGCTCTGATTCTTAATGAGGATTCTGTAGCACGGGAAGCTGCTGCGAAGAATGGTTTAATCAAGATTGCCTCAGATCTTCTCTGCCAGTGGGATTCTAGTCTTGATAGTGGGGATAAACATCTAGTTCCAAAGTGGGTCACAGCTGCTTTTCTTGCATTAGACCGGCTGTTGCAAGTGGATCCAAAATTGAATTCTGAAATTGCAGAGCTCTTGAAGAAGGAAGTGGTGAGTATCCAGCAGACATCAATTACCATTGATGAAGATAAACAACACAAATTGCAATCTGCATTGGGACTGTCATCAAAGTATGCAGATATACATGAGCAGAAGAGACTTGTTGAGATTGCCTGTAGCTGTATGAAGTACCATCTTCCTTCAGATACAATGCATGCTGTTCTGTTACTATGCTCCAATCTTACAAGGAATCATTCTGTTGCTCTTACCTTTTTCAATGCTGGTGGTTTACGGCTGCTTCTTTCTTTGCCAACCAGTAGCCTATTCCCTGGATTTGACAATGTTGCTGCTAATATTGTTCGTCATGTTATTGAAGATCCCCAGACCCTGCAGCAAGCGATGGAATCTGAGATAAAGCATAGTTTTGCACTTGCATCTAACCGCCATCCCAACGGAAGAGTTAATCCTCGCAATTTCCTGAtaaatttagcttctgttattTCTCGTGATCCCATCATATTTCTGCAAGCTGCTCAATCAGTTTGCCAAGTTGAGATGGTAGGTGAAAGGCCATACATTGTCTTGCTGAAAGATCGGGATAAAGACAAAGCTaaggagaaagaaaaggaaaaggacaAATCATTGGAAAAAGCTCAGAATAATGATGGGAATGTTGGTTCCGGAATTACAAATCCATCAGCTTCTACAAATGCTCATGGAAGAAGTATCGATTCAAACTCAAGAAGTATCAAAAGTCATAGAAAACCTATTCAAAGTTTCATTAATGTGATAGAACTTCTTCTTGAATCTATATGTACTTTTGTTGTCCCTCCTTTGAAGGATGACCTCACTGGTGGCACCTCAACATCAAGTGACATGGACACTGATGTATGTACCTCAAAGGGGAAAGGAAAAGCAGTTGCCACTATGTCTGCAGGGAATGAAACGAACAGCCTGGAAGCTTCTGCATCACTTGCAAAGATAGTATTTATTTTGAAGCTTCTGACAGAGATTTTGATGATGTATTCACCTTCTATCCATGTTCTTCTTCGCCGAGATGCTGAACTGAGCAACATTAGGGGTATTCATCAAAAGACTCATGTTGGTTTCTGCATGGGAGGAATATTCTACCATATTCTCCATAATTTTCTTCTATACTCTCGGAATTCCAAGAAGGATAAGAAAGTTGATGGTGATTGGAGGCAGAAGTTAGCAACTAGGGCTAACCAGTTTATGGTGGCTGCTTGTGTTCGATCTTCAGAGGCAAGGAAGCGGATTTTTACAGAGATTAATCATATTATGAATGAATTTGTTGATTCATGTAGCAGTGTTAAGCCACCTGGCAATGAAATTCAGGTGTATGTTGATCTAATTAATGATGTTTTAGCTTCTCGTACACCTGCTGGCTCAAGCATCTCATCAGAGGCTTCTGCCACATTTATGGAGGCTGGTCTGGTTAAATCATTTACTCGTACTCTCCAAGTGTTGAACTTGGACCATTCTGAGTCATCTAAAGTTGCCACTGGTATTGTCAAAGCTCTTGAGTTGGTAACCAAGGAGCATGTCCAGTCAGTTGATTCTAATGCAGGAAAAGGTGATAGTTCAACAAAGCCTTCTGATCTTACTCAAACCGTAAGAACAGATAATAGTGCTGATGCATCTCAGTCCATGGAAACTGCATCTCAGGACAATCATGATACACTTCAAGTCGAGTCTTACAATGCTAATCAGTCTTATGGTGGATCTGACTCTGTTACCGATGATATGGAACATGATCAAGATCTTGATGGGGGCTTTGCTCCTACTAATGAGGATGAGTACATGCGTGAAACTGTTGAGGATGCCAGAGGTCATGAGAATGGAGTTGGAAATGCTGGTTTACAGTTTGAAATTCAACCCCGTGGCCAAGAAAATCTGGAacaagaggaggaggaagaggaggaggaggaagatgaGGAAGAAGATGATATGTCTGGAGAAGAGGGTGAAGATGTAGATGATGATGACGAGGATGATGAGGAACATAATAATTTGGAAGAAGACCATCACATGCCTCATCCTGACACAGATCAAGATGATCACGagatggatgatgatgattttgatgaggtgatggaagaagaagaagatgaggaTGACGAAGATGATGAGGATGGAGTAATATTGCGACTTGAGGAGCGCATTAATGGAATTAATGTTTTTGACCATATTGAGGTATTTGGAAGAGAGAATAGTTTTCCAAATGAAGCTCTTCAGGTGATGCCAGTAGAGGTTTTTGGATCTAGACGTCCAGGGAGGACAACCTCTATCTACAGCCTTTTGGGCAGAACTGGTGATGCTGCTACTCCTTCACGCCACCCACTTTTGGTTGGTCCTTCTTCATCATTCCACCTGCCTACTGGGCAATCAG ATAATAGATTGGAAAGCTCAACAGCTTTAGATAGTATCTTTCGATCACTGAGGACTGGACGACCCGGTCATCGTTCAAACTTGTGGAGCGATAATAACCTGCAAGGTGTGATCAATGCTGGTGTTGTACCACAGGGCCTTGAGGAATTGCTTGTCTCTCAATTGAGGCAACCCGCCTCTGAAAAGTCATCTGATAAAAGCATTGCAGAAACTGGTACTCACAGCAGGGCTGATGTCAGTCACATGCAAGATTCACGAGGTCCAAGGCTAGAATCCCCAGTTGAAAATAATGCAAATCAGGAAAGTGGAATGGTGACTCCTCAATCAGTtgataacaataacaacaatgtTGATATCAGATCTGCAGGAAATGCGTCTCTGCAAGCTAATGTATCAAGCACTCATTCACAGGCAGTTGAGATGCAGTTTGAGAATAATGATACATCTGTGCGGGATGTTGAAGCTGTGAGCCAAGAGAGTAGTGGTAGTGGGGCAACTTTTGGTGAAAGTCTTCGGAGCCTTGATGTTGAAATTGGAAGTGCTGATGGTCATGATGATGGTGGAGAAAGGCAAGTTTCTGCAGATAGGCTAGCAGGTGAATTGCATGCTGTGCGCACAAGAAGAGTAAACATGCCATTTGGTCATTCTTCTACAGTTAGTGGGAGAGATTCATCACTCCATAGTGTTACTGAGGTTTCTGAAAATTCAAGCCGAGATGCAGATCAAAATGGTCCTGCAGCAGAGCAGCCAGTGAATAGTGATGCTGGTTCCGGAGCAATTGATCCTGCATTTTTGGAAGCTCTTCCTGAGGAGCTCCGGGCTGAAGTTCTCTCAGCTCAGCAGGGTCAAGTGGCTCAACCATCAAATGTTGAATCTCAAAGCACTGGGGATATTGATCCAGAGTTCCTTGCAGCTCTTCCCCCAGACATTCGAGCTGAAGTTCTGGCTCAACAGCAAGCACAGAGGTTACATCAATCTCAAGAGTTGGAAGGTCAACCTGTCGAAATGGATACTGTCTCAATAATTGCAACATTTCCTGCTGAATTACGGGAAGAG GTTCTTTTAACATCATCTGATGCTATCCTTGCAAACCTTACACCTGCTCTTGTTGCTGAAGCAAATATGCTGCGGGAGAGGTTTGCACATCGATACAGCAGGCCCCTCTTTGGTATGTATCCAAGAAATCGACGAGGTGAGACATCAAGACGGGGTGAGGGTGTTGGTTCTGGCATGGATGGAGCAGGGGGAAGCAATACTTTGCGCAGGACTGGTGGAGCTAAGGTCGTTGAAGCTGATGGAGCACCTTTAGTAGACACTGAAGCTTTGCATGCTTTGATTCGGTTATTTCGCATAGTTCAG CCACTATATAAGGGTCAATTGCAGAAGCTTCTTTTGCATCTTTGTGCTCATAGTGAAACCAGAACTTCTCTGGTAAAAATTCTGATGGACTTGCTAATGCTGGATGTGAGGAAGCCCACCAGTAATGTTAGTGCAGTTGAACCGCCGTACAGACTATATGGCTGTCAGAGCAATGTAATGTACTCGCGCCCTCAATCTTTTGATG GAGTTCCACCATTGCTCTCTCGGCGAATACTTGAAACTCTCACTTATCTTGCTTGCAATCATCCATATGTGGCAAAAATTTTGCTTCAGTATAGGCTGCATCATCCTGACTTAAGAGGATCAAATAATGCTGCTCATGTTTCACGTGGCAAAGCCGTTATAGTTGATGATGAAATAGATGTAGATGACGCTAATGATGGATACATATCCATTGCAATGCTTTTGAGTCTCTTGAAACAACCCCTTTACTTGAGGAGCATAGCCCATCTTGAGCAG CTGCTAACTTTGCTGGATGTTATCATCAATAGTGCTGGAAGCAAGTCTCGTTCATCTGACAAATCCCAGATTTCTACTAAACCGGTACTGGATTCACAAATCTCTGCAACGGATGCAAATACTGTTCTTGATGCATCTTCTGATGTCAATGGTTCCTCCAAATCCACATCTTCTGGTACTAAGGAAGGCCAGTCTCATCAAGTCTTGAGTACCCTGCCACGAGCTGAGCTTCGGCTTCTGTGCTCACTGCTCGCACTAGATGG TTTGTCGGATAATGCATATCGTCTTGTTGGGGATGTAATGAAGAAATTGGTGGCCATTGCTCCGACTCAATGTCAGCTTTTTGTCACGGAGCTGGCAGAAGCAGTTCAGAACTTAACTTCATCTGCAAGGGATGAGTTACGAGTCTTCAGTGAAACAATGAAGGCTCTTCTTAGTACAACATCAACTGATGGAGCCACAATTTTGAGAGTCTTACAAGCCTTGAGTTCTCTTGTCACCTCATTGTCCGAGAAAGAGAATGATGGAATAACTCCTGCTCTTTCTGAAGTTTGGGAGATCAATAAGGCATTAGAGCCCTTATGGCAAGAGCTGAGCTGTTGCATAAGCAAGATAGAATCTTATTCTGAGTCTGCTTCCCAGGTTTTCACTCCTTCTAGGACCTCTGTGAATAAACTGCCTGGTGCCATGCCTTCACTTCCAGCTGGTTCTCAAAATATCTTACCATACATAGAATCATTCTTTGTGGTTTGTGAGAAGCTGCATCCTGCACAGTCAGGTCCTATCAATGACTTAGGTGTTCCTGTTATTTCTGATGTTGAAGATGCAAGTGCTTCTGCTAGTCAGCAGAAAACATCTGGACCTGCTGTGAAAATAGATgaaaaacatgcttcttttgtCAAATTTTCAGAGAAGCACAGAAAGCTACTAAATGCTTTTATTAGGCAGAATCCTGGCTTACTCGAGAAATCATTTTCCCTCATGTTGAAGGTTCCAAGATTTATTGATTTTGATAACAAGCGTTCTCACTTCCGATCAAAAATTAAGCATCAGCATGAGCATCACCATAGCCCTTTAAGAATCTCAGTAAGAAGGGCATATGTTCTAGAAGATTCTTATAACCAGCTTCGCATGAGATCAACTCATGATTTGAAGGGAAGGTTGACTGTTCACTTTCAAGGGGAGGAAGGTATTGATGCAGGCGGGCTTACAAGGGAATGGTATCAGTTGTTGTCCAGAGTTATTTTTGACAAAGGAGCCCTGCTTTTCACTACAGTGGGAAATGAATTAACGTTTCAGCCAAACCCGAACTCTGTTTACCAAACAGAACATCTATCTTATTTCAAATTTGTGGGCAGAGTG GTTGGAAAAGCATTATTTGATGGTCAGTTATTGGATGTGCATTTTACTCGGTCATTTTATAAACACATCCTAGGTGTCAAAGTTACATATCATGACATTGAAGCCATTGATCCAGACTATTTCAAAAACTTGAAATGGATGCTAGAG AATGATATCAGTGACGTTCTAGATCTTACCTTTAGCATCGACGCAGATGAAGAAAAGTTGATATTATATGAAAGAACTGAA GTGACTGATTATGAGTTGATACCCGGTGGACGGAATATAAAAGTTACAGAGGAAAATAAGCATCAATATGTTGATTTGGTTGCTGAGCATCGGTTGACCACTGCTATTCGGCCTCAGATAAATGCTTTCTTGGAAGGGTTTAATGAATTGATTCCCAGGGAGTTGATATCAATATTCCGTGATAAAGAGCTAGAATTATTGATCAGCGGACTACCTGATATTGATT TGGATGACTTGAGAGCAAATACAGAATATTCTGGATATAGTGCTGGATCACCAGTTATCCAATGGTTTTGGGAAGTTGTTCAAGGTTTCAGCAAAGAAGACAAGGCTAGACTTTTGCAGTTTGTAACTGGCACATCCAAG GTGCCCTTGGAGGGTTTTAGCGCCCTTCAAGGAATTTCTGGCTCCCAGAAGTTTCAGATACACAAGGCATATGGAAGTCCAGATCACTTGCCTTCTGCACATACTTG TTTCAATCAACTAGATTTGCCAGAGTATCCATCTAAACAACATTTAGTGGAGAGGTTACTGCTTGCTATTCATGAAGCAAATGAAGGATTTGGGTTTGGTTAA